In the Catharus ustulatus isolate bCatUst1 chromosome 18, bCatUst1.pri.v2, whole genome shotgun sequence genome, one interval contains:
- the SUDS3 gene encoding sin3 histone deacetylase corepressor complex component SDS3 has translation MSAAGLVSAPPAAPPGPPAPAMAPAPDYYEEEELESAEEEDGERSARARDSDEDTEDASETDLAKHEEEDFVEMKEQMYQDKLASLKRQLQQLQEGTLQEYQKRMKKLDQQYKERIRNAELFLQLETDQVEKNYVKEKKAAAKEFEDKKIELKENLIAELEEKKKMIENEKLTMELTGDSMEVKPIMTRKLRRRPNDPVPIPDKRRKPAPAQLNYLLTDEQIMEDLRTLNKLKSPKRPASPSSPEHLPATPAESPAQRFEARIEDGKLYYDKRWYHKSQAIYLESKENTKISCVISSVGANEIWVRKTSDSTKMRIYLGQLQRGVFVIRRRSAT, from the exons ATGAGCGCGGCCGGGCTCGTGTCCGCgccgcccgcagccccgccggggccgcccgcccccgccaTGGCCCCCGCGCCCGACTACtacgaggaggaggagctggagagcgCCGAGGAGGAGGACGGCGAGCGGAGCGCCCGGGCCCGCGACTCCGACGAGG ACACTGAGGATGCTAGTGAAACAGACCTGGCAAAGCATGAGGAGGAGGACTTTGTAGAAATGAAAGAACA gatGTATCAGGACAAGCTGGCATCTCTGAAGAGGCAGCTACAGCAACTGCAGGAGG GTACTCTTCAGGAATAtcagaaaaggatgaaaaagtTGGACCAGCAGTACAAAGAAAGGATACGAAATGCAG aactgttcctgcagctggaa ACAGATCAGGTGGAGAAAAATtatgtgaaggaaaagaaagcagcagcaaaggagtTTGAAGATAAGAAAATTGAGCTTAAGGAAAATCTGATAGCAGAGttggaagagaagaagaagatgatTGAGAATGAAAAGCTAACCATGGAATTAACAGGAG ATTCAATGGAAGTCAAGCCTATTATGACAAGGAAACTGAGAAGGCGACCAAATGATCCAGTTCCTATCCCAGACAAGAGGAGGAAACCTGCCCCTG CTCAGCTAAATTATTTGTTGACTGATGAGCAAATAATGGAGGACCTCAGAACGCTGAATAAG CTTAAATCACCCAAGAGACCAG cctccccctcctctcccgAGCACCTCCCAGCTACACCAGCAGAGTCTCCAGCACAGAGGTTTGAAGCTCGGATAGAAGATGGCAAACTGTACTATGACAAGAGATG gTACCACAAGAGCCAAGCTATTTACCTGGAGTCTAAAGAGAACACGAAGATCAGCTGTGTGATCAGTTCTGTGGGTGCCAACGAG ATCTGGGTGAGGAAAACCAGCGACAGCACCAAGATGAGGATCTacctggggcagctgcagcgAGGCGTGTTCGTGATCCGCCGGCGCTCGGCCacctga